tacaacatttatgatgctgcctcaggctgcagtaattatgacgctatttttgtatagtgtaggtttatcttagtaatgtattcggccgaaagcttcgtaggacccaacatgccaacattcgtcgggcccattccaattgggctaaaaacgattacgggccgaaattggcatgtagcccactaaaaatatctgggcctaaatcagcataagctttcatatttttctggtaggcctatgcccatagtgggcctttaacaggcctaaacataatttgggccctcagtaaaaataggccatttacagctgtaaatatctcgagcccataaaaaacatgggcctttaatagaccgaaagtgagattgggccctgattgtgccaaataacccactggacttagcaggccgaaatggtggcccatttacgatgcggatctttgacagccCGAAactcggacgggccgtaaatgtgccgacctaatacacgggcctttaataggccggaacttcggtcgggctagattatcgtcatttttatatgggccattaatggcccgatatgacgttgggccacatatggcccatggtttacgtccggcgttaacaggccgaaaatgacaacaggccgaaagtggcccaaagctatagtgggcctctaactggccgaatgtcagacatggccgaatatgacccaaatccttcatggtcatttatgggccaaaagttttgatggcctataaatgggcccaaatgaagccggacctttaacaggccggaaatacaccggaccgtaattcggcccaattacttagcggactgttaacgggccagaagtgaccatgggccgcgttgatgaaaagtttaggacaggccgttgacgggccgatttgacagagaatgttgggcctttagctgggccggcccattatggtctacagaatcttgtgggcctttagctgggccggcccattgtggtccgcaaaatcttgtgggcctttagctgggccggcccattatggtctgcaaaatcatgtgggcctttagctgggccggcccattatggtccactaaattttgtgggcctttagctgggccggcccttatggtccgctaaatcttatgggccttcggttgggccggcccatttaaactttgtgggccactttagggccggtccatgtgtcaacatatcataggcccatctcgaccgttggatgagtgacacctgtgccaacgcggagctgacgtgtggatccgtcagccaatgagaattttacacgaggaaaatcggcattggtcgtggctgttaacgggttatcggatccaaaatccgacccgatagcttaacggcgttccgttacggtggatgccacgtgtcggtcatccttgacgaaagcacttttgtgatgcgcgatttatcgtcatggaagtggacacttccgtgatgataattttggcaatgtcatggaacacttctacgacaacacatgtatgactatcttgattctgtcataaatttgtcatggatgtacatgcatgacagaaaacgcgacctactgtgacaaacacgtatcatcacggaagtgtattttttttgtagtgtatgtcgTGTACGAGGGTAAGgctcccggagtctacgacgactgggaggagtgtcggagacaggttcaccgtttcagaggtaacagttacaaagggtacaccactagggcggaggcggaagctagatacgcgcgctatctagtgggagagaggagggagcagaggaggaaccggatgaagaccagtttcatcgcgatgatgctaatcgtgatgaccgcatctctcttttatgtgatggtagtttagatgatcgatatcgacttgtaatgtgaagacaaactcgctactcgcggtctcgagacttgtaatgttctaactttgttcggtcttttgaattcggacactaatatgatgaattgtattcgaagactaatcttctattgtattcgataaatctgctgtttatatgttgtgctatctatattctgtgcagtaatatattttgtaacctgtgcaaatatcagaaaagaaaaaaaaataattcctaatattcatactagtggcgcaccacacagcactttagtggcgcactgtaataaacacactagtggcgcactatctagtagtgcgccattagtaacccagagcacaaggtaaatatggccccctgggaggcatagtaatggcgcactgtttgacatactaatggcgcactccctggtgcgccactactatctggtatactaatggcgcaccaggggtgcgccattagtattagttactaatggcgtgatgatagtggcgcacctgtagtgcaccattaatggccaaaacaggtgcgccactaattagccttttcctagtagtgccatcttcatcatcccggcgctctccatgacgaggagggagtagttcaccctcggggttgagggtatgtaccagtagctatgtgtttgatctctctctccctctctctctcgtgttcttgattcggcacgatcttgatgtgtcatgagctttgctattatagttgggtcttatgatgtttctccccctctactctcttgtaattgattcagttttccctttgaagttatcttatcggattgagtctttaaggacttgagaacacttgatgtatgtcttgcatgtgcttatctatggtgacaatgggatattcacgtgatctacttgatgtatgttttggtgatcaacttgcgggtttagtgacgttgtgaacttatgcataggggttggcacacgtttttgtcttgactcttcggtagaaactttggggcgctctttgaagttctttgtgttggttgaatagatgaatctgagattgtttgatgcatatcgtataatcatacccacggatacttgaggtgacattggagtatctaggtgacattagggttttggttgatttgtgtcttaaggtgttattctagtacgaactctatgatagatcgtacggaaagaatagcttcatgttattttactacggactcttgaatagattgatcagaaagaataactttgaggtggtttcgtaccctacaataatctcttcgtttgttctccactattagtgactttggagtgactctttgttgcatgttgagggatagttatatgatccagttatgttattattgttgagagaacttgcactagtgaaagtatgaaccctaggccttgtttcctagcattacaataccgttttcgctcacttttatcattagttaccttgctgttttcatattttcagattacaaatacccatatctatcatccatattgcacttctatcaccatctcttcgccgaactagtgcacctatacaatttaccattgtattgggtgtgttggggacacaagaggctctttgttatttgattgcagggttgcttgagagagaccatcttcatcctacgcctcccacggattgataaacctcaggtcatccacttgagggaaatttgctactgtcctacaaacctctgcacttggaggcccaacagcgtctacaagaagaaggttgtgtagtagacatcaagctcttttctggcgccgttgccggggaggtgagtgcttgaaggtatatctttagatcttgcaatcgaatcttttagtttcttgttttatcactagtttagtttataaaataaaattacaaaaaatggaattgagtttgcctcatacgcttcatctttttaatatctttcgtgagaatgatggaaaggaaaattgttctcaagtgctagaagaagaagtctatagaatgtttggcactaaatctttgaatgatgagcatgatcacaatgttattagtatgaactctttgaatatccatattactaatgatgattgcactagtcatgatgaaaatgtctcttataagcatgtcaatttttgtggaatgcatagagtttgcaagtacacaccaaatagggaagatagattttgcaagaggcataagtatttagaaaccaaatggttgcaagaaagactagatgtttgtgctgaaaagtTAAAATATCTTTGCcacacttgtgaactttgcaatgaacatggtcatttaaatcttcaatgcaaattgtttcatgattgaatcgtgtccaaaaattgtgatgacttgatttccctttcacatcataatgaacttagtttgcttttggggtatgaagaaatgaaacgtacaactaagcatattccagaatataaccttgagaaattcctcgatattgatctagaagaaatttttatgtattgtgcggtgaattgcattgaaaatccttatattgccaattacataaagaaaagaaaacaaatagaagatgaagagaatactaacgaaagggaagagacttcccaatgtcctcctattatttcttatgatgaatcaggtaacgaggaggagccttctattcaatcaatctcattaataaggagctcaaaaaagagggttaaacccacacatgatgcgaagaagaaaaagaagagatggagaagcaaaggtagaaaggtatccctcccaagtgATGTTGCTcttattactcattgtgatgatgataattgctatactattggtgctatccatactattaatgatgagagtgattatgcttatgatatgaaaaggcccaagcttggggatgctataattgatgagaatgacatgtttgagaatatatttgctgcaattaatgtttgtcccaagcttggggatgctatgtttaatgaagatgatatttttagcctcccaagttttgatgagcaaatttattatgatgatagcatgcctcctatttatgatgattattgtgatgacacttatgctataaaaagtagtgatggttatatttataaaacttgtcatgattatgattactctttttctgaacattactcttttaatgtggaaacaatttatagtattcgagtttcttatgatactcccactattccgaatgagaagaaatttgcttatgtggagagtaataaaaattctatgcttgtgcatcatgaaaagaatgctttaggtgctggttatattgttgaattcattcatgatgctactgaaaattattatgagggaggaacatatgcttgtagaatTGCAATattgtcaagtttcctccctatgtgttgaaaatcttgaagctatgcttgttttaccttcctatgctagttgattcttgttcccgtaagttgtttgctcacaaaatccctatgcataggaagtgggttagacttaaatgtgctagtcatatgcttcatgatgctcccgttatgtttcaattcttatcttttatgtgagcatcattgtcatcatcatgcctagctaaaaaggcaataaagaaaagcgcttgttgggagacaacccaatatttacctttactgtttttgtgtgttcacatgattatgctattgtagtaatcatgttttatagcttttgtttcaataaagtgcagagtaagacctttaggatagcttacggtgatagttgtgttgatcctgctgaaaatcagaaacttttgcgcccagtaaattagttttcataattcacagaagcatgctattgatatgattctttttgctctggattggtacacaaattgctcaggttttcctaatttggtaggatttgatacagattactacaaactgatctgttttgacagattctgtcttctatgtgttgtttacttattttgatgaatctatgagtagtatcggagggtatgaaccatagagaagttggaatacagtagatattacaccaatatgaatttagaatgagttcacaacagtacctaagtggtggttttattttcttatactaacggagcttacaagttttctgttgagttttgtgttgtaaagttttcaagttttgggtaaagattcgatggactatggaataaggagcggcaagagcctaagcttggggattcccaaggcaccccaaggtaatattcaaggacaaccaagagcctaagcttggggatgccccggatggcatcccctctttcgtcttcattcatcggtaactttacttggagctatatttttattcaccacatgatatgtgttttgcttggagcgtcattttattttcttttgtttttgcttgatgtttgaataaaataccaagatctaaaattcttaaatgttttgagtattcacatagttgcacaattattcaactactcattgatcttcacttatatcttttggagtagtttgtcgtttgctctagtgcttcacttatatcttttagagcatggcggtggctttattttgaagaaatatttgatctctcatgcttcacttatattatttttagagtcttttagaatagcatggtaatttgctttggttatgaaattagtcctaatatgatgggcatgcaagatggatataataaaaactttcatatagagtgcattgaatactatgagaagtttgatacttgatgattgttttgagatatgaagatggttatattagagtcatgctagttgagtagttgtgaatttgagaaatacttgtgttgaagtttgtgatttccgtagcatgcacgtatggtgaaccgttatgtgatgaagtcggagcatgatttatttattgattgtcttccttatgtgtggaggtcgggatcgcgcgatggttaactcctaccaacccttcccctaggagcatgcgtgtagtactttgttttgatgacttgtagatttttgcaataagtatgtgagttctttatgactaatgttgagtccatggattatacgcactctcacccttccaccattgctagcctctctaataccgcgcaccttttgccggtatcatacacccaccatttaccttcctcaaaacagccaccatacctacctatcatggcatttccatagccattccgagatatattgccatgcaactttccaccgtttcgtttattatgacacgctccatcattgtcatattgctttgcgtgatcatgtagttgacatcatatttgtggcaaagccaccattcataattctttcatacatgtcactcttgattcattgcacatcccggtacaccgtcggaggcatccatatagagtcatattttgttctaagtattgagttgtaattcttgagttgtaagtaaataaaagtgtgatgatcttcattattagagcattgtaccatgtgaggaaaggatgatggatactatgattcccccacaagtcgggatgagactctgaacgaaaaaagggagaaaaaaggggccataaaaaaggcccaagcaaaaaaatatgagagaaaaagagagaaggggcaatgctactatccttttagcacacttgtgcttcaaagtagcaccatgatcttcatgatagagagtctcctaggttgtcactttcatatactagtgggaatttttcattatagaacttggcttgtatattccaatgatgggcttcctcaaattgccctaggtcttcgtgagcaagcgagttggatgcacacccacttagtttctttttgagctttcatacacttatagctctagtgcatccgttgcatggcaatccctactcactcacattgatatctattgatggtcatctccatagcctgttgatacgcctagttgatgtgagactatcttcctccttttagtcttctccacaaccaccattctataccacctatattgctatgtccatggctcacgctcatgtattgcgtgaaagttgaaaaagtttgagaatactaaagtatgaaacaattgcttggctgaaacccgggttgtgcatgatttaaatattttgtgtgatgaagatagagcatagccagactatatgattttgtagggataaactttctttggccatgttattttgagaagacataattgccttgttagtatgcttgaagtattattatttttatgtcaatattaaacttttatcttgaatctttcggatgtgaatattcatgccacaataaagaagattacattgataattatgttaggtagcattccacatcaaaaattctgtttttatcatttacctactcgaggacaagcaggaattaagcttggggatacttgatacgtctccaacgtatctataatttttgattgttccatgctattatattatctgttttggaagtttatgggctttactaaacacttttatattatttttgggactaacctattaaccggaggcccagcccaaattgttgttttcttgcctatttcagtgtttcgaagaaaaggaatatcaaacggagtccaaacggaatgaaaccttcgggagagttatttttggaacggaagcaatccaggagacttggagtagacgtcagggaagcttcgaggaagccacgaggcagggaggcgcgtcctaccccctgggcacgcccccccaccctcgtgggcccctcgtggctcccctgaccgacttctttcgcctatatatgtccatataccctaaaaacatcgcggagcataatagatcgggagttccgccgccacaagcctctattccggcaccctgccggaggggggaatccctctccggtggccatcttcatcatcccggcgctctccatgacgaggggggagtagttcaccctcggggctgagggtatgtaccagtagctatgtgtttgatatctctctctcgtgttcttgattcggcacgatcttgatgtatcgtgagctttgctattatagttggatcttatgatgtttctccccctctactctcttgtaatggattgagttttccctttgaagttatcttatcggattgagtctttaaggatttgagaacacttgatgtatgtcttgcatgtgcttatctgtggtgacaatgggatattcacatgatctacttgatgtatgttttggtgatcaacttgcgggtttagtgaccttgtgaacttatgcataggggttggcacacattttcgtcttgactctccggtagaaactttggggcgctctttgaagttctttgtgttggctgaatagatgaatctgagattgtttgatgcatatcgtataatcatacccacagatacttgaggtgacattggagtatctaggtgacattagggttttggttgatttgtgtcttaaggtgttattctagtacgaactctatgatagatcgaacggaaagaatagcttcgtgttattttactacagactcttgaggtggtttcgtaccctaccataatctcttcgtttgttctccgctattagtgactttggagtgactctttgttgcatgttgagggatagttatatgatccaattatgttattattgttgagagaacttgcactagtgaaagtatgaaacctaggccttgtttcctagcatttcaataccgtttacgctcacttttaccacttgttaccttgctgtttttatattttcagattacgaaaacctatatctaccatccatattgcacttgtatcaccatctcttcgccgaattagtgcacctatacaatttaccattgtattgggtgtgttggggacacaagagactctttgttatttggttgcaaggttgcttgagagagaccatcttcatcctacgcctcccacggattgataaaccttaggtcatccacttgagggaaatttggtactgtcctacaaacctctgtacttggaggcccaacaacgtctacaagaagaaggttgtgtagtagacatcatggggcGCCCCCTTTAATTtgccttgggggccaagccacTTGGTGGTGGCCAGGGTTTTGGGAGGGGGCACACCCCTAGGTGCAGCGGCCCTAAGAGGAGGACCCCCTCCCCCAGCGCCTATATATATGTGAGGGGCAGCCCTGATTGTGCTTGCTGGTtaccccctctctctttctctctctctctcacgggaaAAGTTTCCTCCGCCGTAGGCCTGCTCCGACGCTACCTCTAGTTCTCCGTGTCGATTCATTCTGGacggcgaagctttgctggattgatGATCTCGTATGGCGTCGATACCGGCAAAGGGATCATCACTTTGATCCTCGTTCGAGTGAGAAAATTCTCGCGGTTGGGAGTTTAATCGTATAGTTGCGGGAATCTGCACCAATGGTCTTCACCATCTCTTCCCTCTCCTGTGTTAGTTGGTAAAGATCAGATATGAACCTCTTTGCATCCTCATAGTGATCCTTGGTTTGTACCTAGGTACGGAATTTttattttctactacgtttcccaacagataATGCAGTGGGTACTTTGAAGTTTGAACATTGCTTTTACTATTAAGCATAAAATAAAAATATTGCGAAGAACTTTAGTGTTTTATAATGAATGGCTAAGTGCGTTATTACTTTAGTGGATGGTGAGTTCATCGCTCTTGTAGCTCCGCAACTTCGGCTTGTAGTAGGTGTTAGGTCAGTGCGTGCATGTAGCGGCGGTGCGCGTGCATGTTCACCTAAGTTGTACTCGTTGTTTCTAAGGAAAACATCAGTGTTCTACAAACAGTTGTAGCATGTCGTGCTTGATTTCAGTAACTTTTCCTTTGATCTTTCTTGGTATGTGAAAACTGGACATGTTTTGTGACGGATAATCTGCACAATACTCCATGATCAAGCCAAATATCTCCTTCTGGCATAGTAGTCACCCATTTGGACTCTCAATTCGAAGAAATCAAGGGTAAATGTGCAGCATCGCATTACCTAATGCATACCCCCATAatacaaaacaaataaataaatgttaCTACTCAAAATGTATGGATAAAATTGATATATATTCCTGATTTAGTACAACATTACTTTACATATACTTCCAGAAATTCCATATGTTGCACTACAGTTCGTTCTTGCTCCCATGTCTGGAATTCCTAGGTGTGTAAATAGGTTTTGTCGAATATAAGCCAACAATATTATTCTTTTGAGCTAAAATGGTGTATTGCCAACCATTCGCTATCTTAATGCATGGTTTATACAAGTATGTATCTAAAGAGCTAACTATGACTTGCTCATCTTGTACTCTTTCTAACATGGCTATCCCTTATCTTGCGCATCCCAGCTGCTGCATCTCTCGTGCACATCCTCTCTGTTGGTGCTTGCTTGCAGCACGATAGCGCAACTTCTATGATAGAGAATATGGTGTTGCAGATATCCTCCATTCTGTTGCTTTGATTCTGCAAACTACTCCCATATTTTTCTTCAATGGATGGTAAGACAGGATCAACAATCTCCATTAGCTTATCTGGAAATGCATTCTCGGCATGTTTTTGCAAGGTCAACCCGTCTCTGAACATGTCATGAGTTGGCTCCATGCCTGTAAACAACTCAAGGATGACACTTCCAAAGCTGTATACATCTCCAGATGGAGAAACTTGACTACCTTCGCCATATTCTACATTGCATACACAAAACATCATGATTTGACATTCAAAAATTCTGTTATGAGAGTAGAACTGTTTAAAGAAATTTTGAGCTACCTAGAGCAAGATATCCAATTGTTCCTCTTATTTCGATAGAGCTCTTTGAATTGATTGGTCTCTCCCCTTCTGGATCCGAAAGAATCTTTGCAAGGCCAAAGTCCCCAATGTGAGCAACTAAATACGTATCAAAGGAAGAATGTTGCTTGGCTTCAAATCACAGTGAACAACTGGAGGTTCGCAGTTGTGCAAGTAATCTAGTGCATCAGCAACATCAACGGCAATATTTAACCTCTGCACCATTGTCAAGCCTTGCAGTTGTTGCGATGTAGGTACATCTGGATGCAgccactcactagtagaaaaggggcctttagtcccggttcataagggcctttagtcccggttctggaaccgggactaaagggtcgttactaaggcctccccctttagtcccggttcttacacgaaccgggactaaaggccctccacgtggccgctgcctggaggtccacctttagtcccggttggtaacaccaaccggtactaaaggaaattttatgattttgttttattttaaaatttctgaattattttaacctctaatcacccctcatcactgttCACTTTAACCTCTAATCTATAATCACCCcttatcattccaaatcatctaacttcccggacggtcacccatcctctcactactccagcctgagcacgcttaacttccgggttctattctccctcgtttccaagtctgcacttgttgttttcctgacaatagtaagatgtcaatcctattaaccctcaggaatttagcttgagcatgaagtcacacatttcactgtttgagtttgaaactattgttctaaaaaacaataattatttagtaatactaatatttcttgaataagtagtttgaccatagtttgaccatagtttgaccagatttgaccaaaattcaaaaaaactgaaataattatttagtaacactaatatttcttgaataattagtttgaccacagtttgaccacagtttgaccagatttgaccaaaattcaaaaaaactgaaataattatttagtaacactaatattcttgaataattatttagtaacactaatacttcttgaataagtagtttgaccatagtttgaccagatttaacaaaaagtcaaaaaaacagaaatttgagcataactttttttccttttagaatttgaggattctaaaaatttgcaaacaggtcgtaggccgccaaaatcggatgcggattttcgtgctgaacattttgatatattatacgtttttttctgacatcgtatgcaaaagttatagccattttacattttccctacactttttgcaaaacatgtccaaatttaagtttttaaatttcctaactagtacatgtagtaacataactatatctggaaggattttaatttttgaagtttttatcattttcttttgctttttacaaaactgaaaaggcgatccacagggggggtagagtttgaaaatgggacctttagtaccggttcatgccatgaaccggtactaatgcctcaaaccccattagtaccggttggtggctcgaaccgggactaaaggtctaacctttagtaccggttggtgccacgaaccggtactaatgggcatcgcaccctttagtcccggttcgtggcaccaaccgggactaatgctcacattagtcccagttcgtaatgcaaccgggattaatgctcttttctggccgaaccaaagccctgttttctactagtgacttatCTAGGCTCCCATTAGGCATGAACTCAAACACAATGGCTTTGAAGTCGTTTTGGTTTGAGTCTAAGCTTGAGCAGCAAGTGATGACACTGATCAAATTATGATGGCATATCTTGCGAAGTGCCTCACACTCAGCTAGAAAGCTTCTGGAGGAGCCAGATTGTTGAAGATCAAAAACCTTCATAGCAACTGTGGACATCATATTCTTTAGTAGCAAACCGCACTTATACACAGAATCATACCTTCCTCTACCAATCAAATTGTCTGTGGCAAAGCAATTTGTTCCTTGGAACAATTCAGCATAAGAAACTCTAGGATAATTGTCATCTGCCAATTGGAATCCCCTCGTGGTTGCAGATTGTGCTTTTGGTTTCTTTCTTATTGTGAAGAAAACAAGAATCAAACTCGAGCATATAATGATGCCAGCAACAATTGGAATAACTACTTTCATCAGAAAATGACGTTTCCTTAGACCATGTTCCATGGATTCCGGCGGGCATAGGGGCAAATATAATTCTGAGACGCCACCACAGAGGGCCGAGTTCCCTTCAAAGGAAAACCTC
This DNA window, taken from Triticum aestivum cultivar Chinese Spring chromosome 1D, IWGSC CS RefSeq v2.1, whole genome shotgun sequence, encodes the following:
- the LOC123173049 gene encoding probable LRR receptor-like serine/threonine-protein kinase At3g47570 translates to MVQRLNIAVDVADALDYLHNCEPPVVHCDLKPSNILPLIQYGEGSQVSPSGDVYSFGSVILELFTGMEPTHDMFRDGLTLQKHAENAFPDKLMEIVDPVLPSIEEKYGSSLQNQSNRMEDICNTIFSIIEVALSCCKQAPTERMCTRDAAAGMRKIRDSHVRKSTR